A region from the Bactrocera dorsalis isolate Fly_Bdor chromosome 1, ASM2337382v1, whole genome shotgun sequence genome encodes:
- the LOC105222167 gene encoding sodium/potassium-transporting ATPase subunit beta-2 isoform X2: MSKPQPMEMSNMDIDFHERKAEPFKMGRFIYNSEEGTVMGRDRASWAKIGIFYTAFYGVLAALVAICMWVFFQTLDPRIPKWTLDRSIIGTNPGLGFRPLPPSDNVESTLIWYKGTQHENYKHWTDSLDEFLAVYKVPGLTPGRGQNIYNCDYNQPPPKGQVCDVDIKTWNPCTKENNYSYHKSSPCVFLKLNKIYGWIPEYYNDSKDLPDDMPTSLKTYIGEVEKSQNHKLNTIWVSCEGENPADQENIGPVNYLPIRGFPGYFYPYQNSEGYLSPLVAVHFERPKRGIIINIECKAWARNILHDRKERLGSVHFELLID, encoded by the exons ATGTCTAAGCCACAACCCATGGAAATGTCCAATATGGATATAGATTTTCACGAACGTAAAGCAGAGCCCTTTAAAATGGGCCGATTTATCTACAATTCAGAGGAGGGCACCGTAATGGGACGTGATCGTGCCTCTTGGG CAAAGATCGGCATCTTCTACACAGCTTTCTATGGCGTATTGGCCGCGTTAGTGGCCATTTGCATGTGGGTATTCTTTCAAACACTAGATCCGCGCATACCCAAGTGGACATTGGATAGATCCATAATCGGCACAAATCCAG GTCTTGGTTTCCGTCCGCTGCCACCATCGGACAATGTTGAGAGCACATTGATTTGGTACAAGGGTACGCAACATGAGAACTACAAACACTGGACGGATTCGTTGGATGAGTTCTTAGCAG TCTACAAAGTGCCTGGCCTTACACCTGGTCGTGGTCAGAACATCTACAATTGTGACTACAATCAACCGCCACCAAAGGGTCAAGTTTGCGATGTCGACATTAAAACATGGAATCCTTGCACCAAGGAAAATAATTACAGTTATCACAAGAGCTCACCATGTGTTTTCTTGAAGTTGAATAAAATCTATGGTTGGATACCGGAATATTACAATGATTCCAAGGATTTGCCCGATGACATGCCAACAAGCTTGAAAACTTATATTGGTGAAGTGGAGAAGTCGCAAAATCACAAG ttaaacaCCATTTGGGTTTCATGCGAAGGCGAGAATCCAGCTGATCAGGAGAATATCGGTCCAGTCAACTACTTGCCAATTCGTGGCTTCCCTGGCTACTTCTATCCTTACCAGAACTCAGAGGGTTATCTTAGCCCACTCGTCGCTGTGCACTTCGAGCGACCGAAGc GTGGCATCATCATCAATATCGAATGCAAGGCTTGGGCACGCAATATTTTGCACGATCGCAAGGAGCGACTAGGTTCCGTGCACTTCGAGTTGCTGATCGATTAA
- the LOC105222167 gene encoding sodium/potassium-transporting ATPase subunit beta-2 isoform X1, which yields MPTAAEESIDAFQHYYSRPPERPKSRSWKQVIYDPEEKTYCGRTVDSWAKIGIFYTAFYGVLAALVAICMWVFFQTLDPRIPKWTLDRSIIGTNPGLGFRPLPPSDNVESTLIWYKGTQHENYKHWTDSLDEFLAVYKVPGLTPGRGQNIYNCDYNQPPPKGQVCDVDIKTWNPCTKENNYSYHKSSPCVFLKLNKIYGWIPEYYNDSKDLPDDMPTSLKTYIGEVEKSQNHKLNTIWVSCEGENPADQENIGPVNYLPIRGFPGYFYPYQNSEGYLSPLVAVHFERPKRGIIINIECKAWARNILHDRKERLGSVHFELLID from the exons ATGCCAACAGCCGCTGAAGAATCGATCGATGCTTTCCAGCATTACTACTCGCGTCCACCAGAGCGCCCGAAGTCGCGTTCATGGAAACAAGTGATTTATGATCCTGAAGAAAAAACGTACTGTGGTCGCACAGTGGACAGTTGGG CAAAGATCGGCATCTTCTACACAGCTTTCTATGGCGTATTGGCCGCGTTAGTGGCCATTTGCATGTGGGTATTCTTTCAAACACTAGATCCGCGCATACCCAAGTGGACATTGGATAGATCCATAATCGGCACAAATCCAG GTCTTGGTTTCCGTCCGCTGCCACCATCGGACAATGTTGAGAGCACATTGATTTGGTACAAGGGTACGCAACATGAGAACTACAAACACTGGACGGATTCGTTGGATGAGTTCTTAGCAG TCTACAAAGTGCCTGGCCTTACACCTGGTCGTGGTCAGAACATCTACAATTGTGACTACAATCAACCGCCACCAAAGGGTCAAGTTTGCGATGTCGACATTAAAACATGGAATCCTTGCACCAAGGAAAATAATTACAGTTATCACAAGAGCTCACCATGTGTTTTCTTGAAGTTGAATAAAATCTATGGTTGGATACCGGAATATTACAATGATTCCAAGGATTTGCCCGATGACATGCCAACAAGCTTGAAAACTTATATTGGTGAAGTGGAGAAGTCGCAAAATCACAAG ttaaacaCCATTTGGGTTTCATGCGAAGGCGAGAATCCAGCTGATCAGGAGAATATCGGTCCAGTCAACTACTTGCCAATTCGTGGCTTCCCTGGCTACTTCTATCCTTACCAGAACTCAGAGGGTTATCTTAGCCCACTCGTCGCTGTGCACTTCGAGCGACCGAAGc GTGGCATCATCATCAATATCGAATGCAAGGCTTGGGCACGCAATATTTTGCACGATCGCAAGGAGCGACTAGGTTCCGTGCACTTCGAGTTGCTGATCGATTAA